The following are encoded in a window of Geobacter metallireducens GS-15 genomic DNA:
- the cas5c gene encoding type I-C CRISPR-associated protein Cas5c has translation MDMASTKSRMLRLKVWGDNACFTRPEMKVERVSYDVMTPSAARGVLEAILWKPAIRWQVDRIDVLKPIRWESVRRNEVGSVMSPRTNGLFIEEQRQQRAGLFLRDVAYTIHAWFEMTVPPDERNNVIKFQEMFICRASKGKCFNQPYLGTREFSAGFELIPHDQSLPEPIVETRDLGFMLYDLCHDTSRDEGHVHTCTDGCRPSFFRAALKDGRMMVPARDSEEVRR, from the coding sequence ATGGATATGGCATCCACCAAAAGCCGGATGCTGCGCCTCAAGGTCTGGGGCGACAACGCCTGCTTCACTCGGCCCGAAATGAAGGTGGAGCGGGTCTCCTATGATGTCATGACCCCATCGGCGGCGAGGGGCGTTCTGGAGGCGATTCTCTGGAAACCGGCCATCCGATGGCAGGTGGACCGGATCGACGTGCTGAAGCCGATCCGCTGGGAGTCGGTGCGGCGCAACGAAGTGGGGAGCGTCATGTCTCCACGAACTAATGGGCTGTTCATCGAGGAACAGCGCCAGCAGCGGGCCGGCCTGTTCCTGCGGGATGTCGCTTATACCATCCACGCTTGGTTCGAGATGACCGTGCCGCCAGACGAAAGGAACAACGTCATCAAGTTCCAGGAAATGTTCATCTGTCGGGCATCCAAGGGAAAATGCTTCAACCAGCCGTACCTGGGGACACGGGAGTTCTCTGCCGGCTTCGAGCTAATTCCCCACGACCAATCCCTGCCGGAGCCGATTGTCGAGACGCGCGACCTCGGTTTCATGCTCTACGATCTCTGCCACGACACCAGCAGGGATGAGGGGCACGTCCATACCTGCACCGACGGTTGCCGCCCTTCGTTCTTCCGGGCAGCTTTGAAGGATGGCAGAATGATGGTTCCGGCCCGTGACAGCGAGGAGGTGCGGCGATGA